A single window of Longimicrobium sp. DNA harbors:
- a CDS encoding S8 family serine peptidase, which translates to MRNKWLHWAAASLLVALAACADEVTRPDLRAPQASRTSRRGDVVPDRYIVVFRETVGDAPGLARQLVAAHGGTRHYTYQHALKGFAATLPSSAIEALRHNPNVAYVEPDRVAALDQTAQPSPVWNLDRVDQRRLPMDGTYYYAWAGAGVTAYIIDTGIQTSHPEFGGRAQVGYDAFGGNGQDCTGHGTHVAGTVGGATYGVAKAVKLVSVRVFECTNTTTWSAVIAGIDWVRLHHQTPAVANLSLGGAADSVVDAAVRNLIASGITVVVSAGNDAADACNYSPARVAEALTVGATDQTDQRTSFSNIGSCLDVFAPGMNITSAWINGGSNTINGTSMAAPHATGHVALFLQEKPAATTIETRDRVVANATPGLVTSAGAASPNRLLNTRLGRDYGARSPVHRTYQPYLVDHSYSLAPGALDYPLEKLDYFYTASDSSAGHIPLYRCRDQTYYNRNLLSVNGSCGIFTQGVLQGYIATSQVTGTVPLYRVYHPGYHDNLYTKSITEVQDKVANAGYVDKGIIGYVYNTPSP; encoded by the coding sequence TCGCCGCCTGCGCCGACGAGGTAACGAGGCCCGACCTGCGGGCGCCGCAGGCATCACGCACTTCGCGCCGGGGCGACGTCGTACCGGACCGCTACATCGTCGTCTTCCGGGAGACGGTCGGCGATGCGCCCGGGCTGGCGCGGCAGCTCGTGGCGGCGCACGGAGGGACGCGGCACTATACCTACCAGCACGCGCTGAAAGGCTTCGCCGCCACCCTTCCCTCCTCCGCCATCGAGGCGCTGCGGCACAATCCCAACGTCGCCTACGTCGAGCCGGACCGGGTGGCGGCCCTCGACCAGACCGCGCAGCCGAGCCCCGTCTGGAACCTGGACCGGGTGGACCAGCGCCGTCTGCCGATGGACGGCACCTACTACTACGCCTGGGCGGGCGCCGGCGTCACGGCGTACATCATCGACACGGGGATCCAGACGTCGCACCCGGAGTTCGGCGGGCGCGCGCAGGTGGGCTACGATGCATTCGGGGGGAACGGCCAGGATTGCACCGGCCACGGGACGCACGTGGCGGGCACCGTGGGCGGCGCCACGTACGGCGTGGCGAAAGCGGTGAAGCTGGTGTCGGTGCGCGTCTTCGAATGCACGAACACCACCACCTGGTCGGCGGTGATCGCCGGCATCGACTGGGTGCGCCTGCATCACCAGACGCCCGCCGTGGCCAACCTGTCGCTCGGCGGCGCCGCGGACTCGGTGGTGGACGCCGCCGTGCGCAACCTGATCGCCAGCGGCATCACCGTGGTGGTGTCGGCCGGGAACGATGCGGCGGACGCGTGCAACTACTCGCCCGCGCGCGTGGCCGAGGCGCTGACCGTGGGCGCGACCGACCAGACGGACCAGCGGACGTCGTTCTCCAACATCGGTAGCTGCCTGGACGTGTTCGCGCCGGGGATGAACATCACCTCGGCGTGGATCAACGGAGGCTCCAACACGATCAACGGCACGTCGATGGCCGCTCCGCACGCCACGGGTCACGTAGCCCTGTTCCTCCAGGAAAAACCGGCCGCGACCACCATCGAGACACGTGATCGGGTCGTCGCCAACGCCACACCCGGCCTCGTGACCTCGGCAGGCGCGGCGTCGCCCAATCGACTGCTGAATACGCGGCTAGGCCGGGACTACGGCGCACGTTCGCCCGTGCACCGGACCTATCAACCATACTTGGTAGACCATAGCTACTCGCTCGCGCCGGGCGCGCTGGATTATCCGCTCGAGAAGCTCGACTACTTCTACACGGCGAGCGATTCCTCCGCCGGGCACATTCCCCTGTACCGCTGCAGAGACCAGACCTACTACAATCGCAACCTGCTTTCCGTGAACGGCAGCTGCGGGATCTTCACGCAGGGCGTGCTCCAGGGCTACATCGCGACCTCACAGGTCACCGGCACCGTGCCGCTGTACCGGGTCTACCATCCGGGGTATCATGACAATCTGTACACCAAGAGCATTACGGAGGTGCAGGACAAGGTGGCCAACGCCGGGTACGTCGATAAGGGCATCATAGGCTACGTGTACAACACGCCGTCACCCTGA
- a CDS encoding amidohydrolase family protein, with translation MKRPAILLALCLVSAARLPAQNPAASDTARWTVVLGERSAGELRGWTMPDGELRFTSKVNDRGRGAELETHVRLGADGLPAMLHTTGVDYYKNPVDERFEIANGRATWRSAAEHGDAAVSGPAYYAAMNDASDAGILARALLDAPDHALPLLPGGRATLERVGDLQVSAGGRTRTVTEYRIAGFGFEPMTLWLTPERRFFAQGGGWGGTVEAGWESVLPQLVRAQDAAEERRYAEMARTLARHPGHPLVFRGVAVFDPAARVRRTGMTVVIDGNRIVAAGPAGSVSVPAGAEVIDGAGKTLLPGLWDMHTHNSPIDGLMHLAAGVTSVRDMGNDTTIVTTLRRRWASGEQLGPRLIIAGFIDGPGPFTAPTGLKVSTPQEARAAVDAYRRLGAEQIKVYSSLDTTLLPGIIQRAHALGMRVSGHIPWHLTAEDGVRMGMDEIQHANFLVLNFLGDSIDTRTPARFTRPAAMAAGLDLSSPQVQRFVALLRDRHIVVDPTLNAFEGMFTARSGEVSPDFAAVADRLPVNVRRSLLTGGLPVPEGMDARYRESYRRMVQLVGMLHRQGVRLVAGTDALSGFQLHRELELYVQAGIPAADVLYIATLGAAQVMKRDGELGTIAAGRLADVVLVDGDPTTNISDVRRTRLVVKDGVVYQPDRLYAAIGVAPVP, from the coding sequence ATGAAACGACCCGCGATCCTCCTTGCGCTGTGCCTCGTTTCCGCCGCCCGCCTCCCGGCGCAGAACCCCGCGGCTTCCGACACCGCGCGCTGGACCGTGGTCCTGGGCGAGCGCAGCGCGGGCGAGCTGCGGGGGTGGACGATGCCCGACGGCGAGCTGCGCTTCACCTCGAAGGTGAACGACCGCGGGCGGGGGGCCGAGCTGGAGACGCACGTCCGCCTGGGCGCCGACGGGCTTCCGGCGATGCTGCACACCACCGGGGTGGACTACTACAAGAACCCGGTGGACGAGCGGTTCGAGATCGCGAACGGCCGCGCCACTTGGCGCAGCGCGGCCGAGCACGGCGACGCCGCCGTGAGCGGGCCGGCGTATTACGCGGCGATGAACGATGCGTCCGACGCGGGGATCCTGGCGCGGGCGCTGCTCGACGCGCCGGACCACGCGCTCCCGCTGCTTCCCGGCGGGCGCGCCACCCTCGAGCGCGTGGGCGACCTGCAGGTGAGCGCCGGCGGCCGCACCCGCACCGTCACCGAGTACCGCATCGCCGGCTTCGGCTTCGAGCCGATGACGCTGTGGCTCACACCGGAGCGGCGCTTCTTCGCGCAGGGCGGCGGGTGGGGCGGCACCGTGGAGGCGGGATGGGAATCGGTGCTCCCGCAGCTCGTGCGCGCGCAGGACGCGGCCGAGGAGCGGCGCTACGCGGAGATGGCCCGCACCCTGGCGCGGCATCCGGGGCACCCCCTCGTCTTTCGCGGCGTGGCGGTGTTCGACCCCGCGGCGCGCGTCCGCCGCACCGGGATGACGGTGGTGATCGACGGGAACCGCATCGTGGCCGCGGGGCCGGCGGGGTCGGTAAGCGTGCCGGCGGGGGCGGAGGTGATCGACGGGGCGGGGAAGACGCTGCTCCCGGGGCTGTGGGACATGCACACGCACAACAGCCCCATCGACGGGCTGATGCACCTGGCCGCGGGCGTCACCAGCGTGCGCGACATGGGCAACGACACCACCATCGTCACCACGCTCCGGCGGCGCTGGGCATCGGGCGAGCAGCTGGGCCCGCGGCTGATCATCGCGGGCTTCATCGACGGGCCGGGGCCGTTCACGGCGCCCACCGGGCTGAAGGTGTCGACGCCGCAGGAGGCGCGGGCCGCGGTGGACGCGTACCGCCGCCTCGGCGCGGAGCAGATCAAGGTCTACAGCTCGCTCGACACCACCCTGCTGCCGGGGATCATCCAGCGGGCGCACGCGCTGGGGATGCGCGTCAGCGGGCACATCCCCTGGCACCTCACCGCCGAGGACGGGGTGCGGATGGGGATGGACGAGATCCAGCACGCCAACTTCCTCGTCCTGAACTTCCTGGGCGACAGCATCGACACCCGCACCCCGGCGCGCTTCACCCGCCCCGCGGCGATGGCGGCCGGGCTGGACCTGTCGTCGCCCCAGGTGCAGCGCTTCGTGGCGCTGCTGCGCGACCGGCACATCGTGGTGGACCCCACGCTGAACGCGTTCGAAGGGATGTTCACCGCGCGCAGCGGCGAGGTGTCGCCGGACTTCGCGGCGGTGGCGGACCGGCTGCCGGTGAACGTGCGGCGCAGCCTGCTTACCGGCGGCCTGCCCGTGCCGGAGGGGATGGACGCGCGCTACCGCGAGAGCTACCGGCGCATGGTGCAGCTCGTGGGGATGCTGCACCGCCAGGGGGTGCGGCTGGTGGCGGGAACCGACGCGCTCTCGGGGTTCCAGCTGCACCGCGAGCTGGAGCTGTACGTACAGGCGGGGATCCCGGCGGCCGACGTGCTGTACATCGCCACGCTGGGCGCGGCGCAGGTAATGAAGCGCGACGGCGAGCTGGGCACCATCGCCGCCGGACGCCTGGCCGACGTGGTGCTGGTGGACGGCGACCCCACCACCAACATCTCGGACGTGCGCCGCACGCGGCTGGTGGTGAAGGACGGCGTCGTCTACCAGCCGGACCGCCTGTACGCCGCTATCGGGGTCGCCCCGGTCCCCTGA
- a CDS encoding SH3 domain-containing protein produces MRGYVAQWMVLGVALGLVRVIFGSGQISASPVIAAVATAFVIAPDLNVRAGPGSTQPVLTIAGRGEPVEILPGGAPDWARIRVRGIEGWASRRYLAEGPSGQAAHGSAAPYVPGPTRITLQYQDPGDRQTVSRVRLALKQHDDWRVGTPEHVLPAGENRPETYGGVRYFFEGDSVLARVVCTRVQAELARRGYTVTMPLWPMLTRQRLGLFHARPGLIEVWISPLPAPAPGGSVQPGQCGR; encoded by the coding sequence ATGCGCGGATACGTCGCACAGTGGATGGTGCTCGGCGTGGCGCTCGGGCTCGTACGCGTGATCTTCGGATCGGGCCAGATCTCGGCATCGCCGGTAATCGCGGCTGTGGCGACGGCGTTCGTCATCGCGCCGGACCTCAACGTGCGCGCGGGGCCTGGCAGCACCCAGCCTGTCCTGACCATCGCCGGGCGAGGCGAGCCAGTGGAGATCCTGCCCGGCGGCGCGCCGGACTGGGCGCGCATCCGTGTGCGCGGGATCGAGGGGTGGGCCAGCAGGCGCTACCTGGCCGAGGGGCCGTCAGGGCAGGCGGCACACGGATCTGCGGCGCCGTACGTGCCGGGGCCGACTCGCATCACCCTCCAGTACCAGGATCCCGGCGACCGACAGACGGTCTCCCGCGTGCGGCTGGCGCTGAAGCAGCACGACGACTGGCGGGTCGGCACGCCTGAGCACGTCCTTCCTGCGGGCGAGAACCGCCCCGAGACCTACGGCGGCGTGCGCTACTTTTTCGAGGGTGACAGTGTTCTCGCGCGCGTCGTTTGCACCAGGGTCCAAGCCGAGCTGGCGCGGCGCGGCTACACGGTGACGATGCCGCTCTGGCCGATGCTGACGCGCCAGCGCCTTGGGCTGTTCCACGCTCGGCCGGGGCTGATCGAGGTGTGGATCTCGCCGTTGCCGGCTCCCGCGCCTGGCGGCTCCGTGCAGCCGGGCCAGTGCGGACGCTGA
- a CDS encoding GAF domain-containing sensor histidine kinase, protein MSGTSSIEAPSELPQDRGLERSRVGTREALRFLMEAGQTLASTLDYARALQALADLAVPRVACMCVVDVVEPDGGVRALGIAHVDPGRLPQLQRLVAEVGGSEGTSAFPLGLKEEEPVLISPVTAEWLRRNAASEEEHEAWSGLAPTSLMYVPLLARGSRLGGLALASTRTDRYYQADDLVLARELGRIASVAIDNARLYGAAQEAVRARDEVLRVVSHDLRNPINTVGQGASYLLEEASPELRDGVFGRTLRTILRSTGRANRMIDDLLDISRIEAGRLAIDPAPEAVGPIVREAIETHRGTAEEQGIEIGFRLDEPLPPVMADRDRVLQVLGNLLGNALKFTPAGGRVEVGACAEGDEVRWWVEDSGPGIPPEHLPHLFDRFWQARRSDRRGLGLGLAIVKGMVEAHGGRVWAESEPGRGSRFQFTLPAAASSSTIRAEAGAAG, encoded by the coding sequence ATGAGCGGCACGAGTTCCATCGAAGCGCCCTCGGAGCTTCCTCAGGACCGCGGCCTGGAGCGGTCGCGGGTCGGCACGCGCGAGGCGCTCCGCTTTCTCATGGAGGCCGGCCAGACGCTCGCGAGCACGCTGGACTACGCGCGCGCGTTGCAGGCGCTGGCGGACCTGGCCGTGCCGCGCGTGGCCTGCATGTGCGTGGTGGACGTCGTGGAGCCCGACGGCGGCGTGCGGGCGCTCGGGATCGCGCACGTGGATCCGGGCCGCCTCCCGCAGCTGCAGCGGCTGGTGGCCGAGGTCGGCGGTTCGGAGGGTACCTCGGCCTTTCCGCTCGGGCTGAAGGAAGAGGAGCCGGTGCTCATCTCCCCGGTGACCGCCGAGTGGCTGCGCCGGAACGCGGCGAGCGAGGAGGAGCACGAAGCGTGGAGCGGGCTGGCGCCCACCTCGCTCATGTACGTGCCGCTGCTGGCGCGGGGAAGCCGCCTCGGGGGGCTCGCGCTGGCCTCGACCCGCACCGACCGCTACTACCAGGCCGACGACCTGGTGCTCGCGCGCGAGCTGGGGCGCATCGCCTCGGTGGCCATCGACAACGCGCGGCTGTACGGCGCGGCGCAGGAGGCGGTCCGTGCGCGCGACGAGGTGCTGCGCGTGGTGTCGCACGACCTTCGCAACCCCATCAACACGGTCGGCCAGGGCGCCTCGTACCTGCTGGAAGAGGCCTCGCCGGAGCTCCGGGACGGGGTGTTCGGCCGCACCCTGCGCACCATCCTCCGCTCCACCGGGCGCGCCAACCGGATGATCGACGACCTGCTCGACATCTCGCGGATCGAGGCGGGGCGGCTGGCCATCGACCCCGCTCCGGAGGCGGTGGGGCCGATCGTGCGCGAGGCGATCGAGACGCACCGGGGAACCGCGGAGGAGCAGGGGATCGAGATCGGCTTCCGGCTGGACGAACCGCTTCCCCCGGTGATGGCCGACCGCGACCGCGTTCTCCAGGTGCTCGGCAACCTGCTCGGCAACGCGCTCAAGTTCACCCCCGCCGGCGGGCGGGTCGAGGTCGGGGCGTGCGCGGAGGGGGATGAGGTGCGGTGGTGGGTGGAGGACAGCGGACCCGGGATTCCGCCGGAGCATCTCCCCCACCTCTTCGACCGGTTCTGGCAGGCCCGCCGGTCGGACCGGCGCGGGCTGGGGCTCGGCCTCGCCATCGTCAAGGGGATGGTGGAAGCGCACGGCGGCCGGGTCTGGGCCGAGAGCGAGCCGGGGCGAGGGAGCAGGTTCCAGTTCACGCTCCCCGCGGCCGCATCTTCATCCACGATTCGAGCCGAGGCCGGGGCCGCGGGCTGA
- a CDS encoding alpha/beta hydrolase, with product MSEAIHLDRRGFLSAAAAALAAAELASIGSADAQSSRTSPAGATTPGTIASFGPVKQVDAGVLNVGYAEAGPAAGPAVVLLHGWPYDIHSYAGVAPLLAARGYRVIVPYLRGHGTTRFLSGETLRNGQQSAIAADTIALMDALGIERAIVAGFDWGARTANIVAALWPERCKAIVSVSGYLIGSPEANRAPLPPDAELKWWYQFYFATERGRAGYERYRHDFNRLIWQLASPRWSFDDATFERSAAAFDNPDHVAIVIHNYRWRMGLAEGEAKYDELERRLAGAPVIAVPAITLEGDSNGAPHPDASAYAGKFSGRYAHRVVTGGVGHNLPQEAPVAFADAVVEVDGY from the coding sequence ATGTCCGAAGCAATCCACCTCGACCGCCGTGGCTTCCTGAGCGCCGCCGCGGCAGCCCTCGCCGCGGCCGAGCTCGCCTCGATCGGTTCCGCGGACGCGCAATCCAGCCGGACGAGCCCCGCGGGCGCGACCACTCCGGGGACAATCGCGTCGTTCGGTCCGGTGAAGCAGGTCGATGCCGGCGTCCTGAACGTAGGGTACGCCGAAGCCGGCCCCGCCGCCGGCCCCGCGGTGGTCCTGCTCCACGGCTGGCCCTACGACATCCACAGCTATGCCGGCGTCGCGCCGCTGCTGGCGGCGAGGGGCTACCGCGTGATCGTGCCGTACCTGCGCGGCCACGGGACGACGCGCTTTCTCTCGGGCGAGACGCTCCGGAATGGCCAGCAGTCGGCGATCGCGGCCGACACCATCGCCCTGATGGACGCGCTGGGTATCGAGAGGGCGATCGTCGCCGGATTCGACTGGGGAGCGCGGACGGCGAACATCGTGGCGGCGCTCTGGCCGGAGCGCTGCAAGGCGATCGTCTCCGTCAGCGGCTACCTGATCGGCAGCCCGGAAGCCAACCGGGCGCCGCTGCCGCCGGACGCCGAGCTCAAGTGGTGGTACCAGTTCTATTTCGCCACGGAGCGCGGCCGCGCGGGCTACGAACGGTACCGGCACGATTTCAACCGCCTCATCTGGCAGCTCGCCTCGCCGCGGTGGAGCTTCGATGATGCCACCTTCGAGCGCAGCGCGGCCGCGTTCGACAACCCGGACCACGTCGCCATCGTGATCCACAACTACCGCTGGCGGATGGGACTGGCCGAAGGCGAGGCGAAGTACGACGAACTCGAAAGGCGGCTCGCCGGTGCTCCCGTGATCGCCGTCCCCGCCATCACCCTGGAGGGCGATTCCAACGGCGCGCCACACCCGGACGCCAGCGCCTACGCCGGGAAGTTCTCGGGGAGATACGCACACCGGGTCGTCACGGGCGGCGTCGGCCACAACCTGCCCCAGGAAGCCCCCGTAGCCTTCGCTGACGCCGTCGTGGAGGTCGACGGCTACTGA
- a CDS encoding epoxide hydrolase family protein produces MPEPPDLTRRHFLAAAAATVAAGQPGLLALSRRVSAMTDVVTLDTPLAVSGQTDPAIRPFRVNIPDADLADLRRRVAATRWPDRETVADASQGVQQATMQALASYWASGYDWRKVEARLNAVPNFVTEIDGLDIHFIHVRSKHENALPLIITHGWPGSVIEQLKVVAPLTDPTAHGGSAADAFHVVIPSLPGYGFSGKPTAPGWHPVRIARAWATLMQRLGYTRYVAQGGDWGNAVSEVMALQEPPGLLGIHTNMAATVPADVSKALAFGQAPPAGLTPEERGAWDQLDFFYKKGLGYAIEMNNRPQTLYGLVDSPVGLAAWMLDHDARSQEMIARVFDGKTEGLTRDDVLDNVTLYWVTNTAISSARLYWDTAQLPASGGFFDVRGVKLPVAVSAFPDEIYAAPRSWAERAYPRLIHYNRLDRGGHFAAWEQPALFTGEMRASFRTLR; encoded by the coding sequence ATGCCCGAGCCGCCCGATCTCACCCGCCGCCACTTCCTCGCCGCCGCGGCCGCGACCGTCGCCGCCGGCCAGCCGGGCCTTCTCGCCCTTTCCAGGAGAGTTAGCGCGATGACCGACGTCGTGACGCTGGACACACCGCTGGCGGTGAGCGGGCAGACCGATCCCGCGATTCGTCCGTTCCGCGTGAACATCCCCGACGCGGATCTCGCCGACCTGCGCCGGCGCGTCGCCGCGACGCGGTGGCCCGACCGGGAGACGGTGGCCGATGCGTCGCAGGGCGTGCAGCAGGCGACCATGCAGGCACTCGCGAGCTACTGGGCGAGCGGCTACGACTGGCGGAAGGTGGAGGCGCGGCTGAACGCCGTGCCGAACTTCGTCACGGAGATCGACGGGCTCGACATCCACTTCATCCACGTGCGCTCGAAGCACGAGAACGCGCTGCCGCTCATCATCACCCACGGGTGGCCCGGCTCGGTCATCGAGCAGCTGAAGGTCGTCGCGCCGCTGACGGATCCCACGGCGCACGGGGGGAGCGCGGCCGACGCGTTCCACGTGGTGATCCCCTCGCTCCCCGGCTACGGCTTCTCGGGCAAGCCCACGGCGCCGGGGTGGCACCCCGTCCGCATCGCCCGTGCGTGGGCGACGCTGATGCAGCGCCTGGGGTACACGCGGTACGTGGCGCAGGGCGGCGACTGGGGGAACGCCGTCTCGGAGGTGATGGCCCTGCAGGAGCCGCCGGGGCTGCTCGGCATCCACACCAACATGGCGGCCACGGTCCCGGCCGACGTCTCGAAGGCGCTCGCGTTCGGCCAGGCACCGCCCGCCGGCCTCACGCCCGAGGAGCGCGGCGCGTGGGACCAGCTGGACTTCTTCTACAAGAAGGGGCTGGGCTACGCCATCGAGATGAACAACCGTCCGCAGACGCTGTACGGGCTGGTCGACTCGCCGGTCGGCCTGGCGGCCTGGATGCTGGACCACGACGCACGCAGCCAGGAGATGATCGCCCGCGTCTTCGACGGAAAGACGGAGGGGCTGACGCGGGACGACGTGCTCGACAATGTCACGCTCTACTGGGTGACGAACACCGCGATCTCCTCGGCGCGCCTGTACTGGGACACCGCGCAGCTTCCGGCGAGCGGAGGCTTCTTCGACGTGCGGGGCGTGAAGCTCCCGGTGGCCGTGAGCGCCTTCCCCGACGAGATCTACGCCGCGCCGCGGAGCTGGGCGGAGCGCGCGTACCCCCGGCTCATCCACTACAACCGGCTGGACCGGGGCGGCCACTTCGCCGCGTGGGAGCAGCCCGCGCTCTTTACCGGGGAGATGCGGGCGTCGTTCAGGACCCTGCGCTGA
- a CDS encoding sigma 54-interacting transcriptional regulator, with translation MRRARAAPAPERDAASGDPPVSLLKVAKRTLEMIAGRASLPDILANLCAAVDAQDPGIISTVLLADADGTRLWPAAGPRVPAAWVRALSPVPIGPAMGSCGTAAFRKERVVIPDIATDPLWPDASPEQSRRAALAHGLRASWSQPVLSKDGDVLGTFAMYYGAPRAPDSREIQLIEDAAQIAVIAIEGERSRAALERAVAELGNSERRLRAILDAIPTQVWRVRVDGVADYLNQRWHEYTGIPRGEAYRPAAAADVARAIVHPDDAPAAQARWRSEVAPAARPTGYEVRLRRHDGEYRWFMVRVEPVLDEVGSVVEWYGTNTDIEELKRAQHRLRQDEQELRRITDAIAQTILVLAPDGTALYANRAVLDYTGLGMEEVMAPDFRARTFHPEDVARLRDERHQALLRGVPFENEQRIRRADGEYRWFLIRFRPFHDDRGRLVHWYATGTDIDDRKRAEEALRNENLALREDIDRVSMAEEIVGGSAALRQVLAQVAKVAPVDSTVLISGETGTGKELVARAIHGRSRRAGRAFIRVNCAAIPPSLIASELFGHEKGAFTGALQRRIGRFEAADGGTIFLDEVGEFPAETQVALLRVLQERELERLGSSRPVRVDVRVLAATNRDLEAAVASGAFRRDLYYRLNVFPIRIPPLRERVDDIPVLAGYLVERFARRAGKRIRQVAKTTMALFQAYDWPGNVRELQNVIERAVVLCEGDTFSIDESWLMRPPDRPSTPSVRLAATLEDREKELIEAALAECGGRVSGPSGAAARLGIPRQTLDSKIRTLRIDKLRFRPR, from the coding sequence GTGCGCCGGGCCCGGGCCGCGCCGGCGCCGGAGCGCGACGCCGCATCGGGCGACCCTCCCGTGTCGCTGCTGAAGGTGGCGAAGCGGACGCTGGAGATGATCGCCGGCCGGGCGAGCCTCCCCGACATCCTCGCCAACCTCTGCGCCGCGGTCGACGCCCAGGACCCCGGCATCATCTCCACCGTGCTGCTGGCGGACGCCGACGGCACGCGGCTCTGGCCGGCGGCCGGCCCCCGCGTTCCCGCGGCCTGGGTCCGGGCGCTCAGCCCCGTGCCCATCGGGCCCGCGATGGGCTCGTGCGGCACCGCGGCGTTCCGGAAGGAGCGCGTGGTCATCCCCGACATCGCGACCGACCCGCTGTGGCCGGACGCCTCTCCCGAACAGTCGCGCCGGGCCGCCCTCGCGCACGGGCTGCGGGCGTCGTGGTCGCAGCCGGTGCTCTCGAAGGACGGCGACGTGCTGGGGACCTTCGCGATGTACTACGGCGCGCCGCGCGCCCCGGACAGCCGCGAGATCCAGCTGATCGAGGACGCGGCGCAGATCGCCGTGATCGCCATCGAGGGCGAGCGGTCGCGGGCCGCGCTGGAGCGGGCCGTGGCGGAGCTCGGGAATTCCGAGCGCCGGCTGCGCGCCATCCTCGATGCCATCCCCACCCAGGTGTGGCGGGTGCGCGTGGACGGCGTGGCCGACTACCTCAACCAGCGCTGGCACGAGTACACCGGGATCCCTCGCGGCGAAGCGTACCGCCCCGCCGCCGCGGCCGACGTCGCGCGCGCCATCGTTCACCCCGACGACGCCCCGGCCGCGCAGGCACGCTGGCGCAGCGAGGTCGCGCCCGCGGCCCGGCCCACCGGGTACGAGGTCCGGCTGCGGCGCCACGACGGCGAGTACCGCTGGTTCATGGTGCGCGTCGAGCCGGTGCTCGACGAAGTCGGCAGCGTGGTGGAGTGGTACGGGACCAACACCGACATCGAGGAGCTGAAGCGGGCGCAGCATCGTCTCCGCCAGGACGAGCAGGAGCTGCGGCGGATCACCGACGCGATCGCGCAGACCATCCTGGTGCTGGCCCCCGACGGCACGGCCCTCTACGCGAACCGGGCCGTGCTCGACTACACCGGGCTGGGGATGGAGGAGGTGATGGCTCCCGACTTCCGGGCCCGCACCTTCCACCCCGAAGACGTGGCCCGGCTGCGCGACGAACGCCACCAGGCGCTGCTGCGCGGCGTCCCCTTCGAGAACGAGCAGCGCATTCGGCGCGCGGACGGGGAGTACCGCTGGTTCCTCATCCGCTTCCGCCCCTTCCACGACGACCGGGGGCGCCTGGTCCACTGGTACGCCACGGGGACGGACATCGACGACCGCAAGCGCGCCGAGGAGGCGTTGCGGAACGAGAACCTGGCCCTGCGCGAAGACATCGACCGCGTCTCGATGGCCGAGGAGATCGTCGGAGGGTCGGCGGCGCTGCGCCAGGTGCTGGCGCAGGTGGCGAAGGTGGCGCCGGTGGATTCCACCGTGCTGATCAGCGGCGAGACCGGCACCGGCAAGGAGCTGGTGGCGCGGGCCATCCACGGGCGGTCGCGGCGCGCGGGGCGGGCCTTCATCCGCGTGAACTGCGCGGCCATCCCGCCGTCGCTCATCGCCAGCGAGCTGTTCGGGCACGAGAAGGGCGCGTTCACCGGCGCGCTGCAGCGGCGGATCGGGCGCTTCGAGGCGGCCGACGGCGGCACCATCTTCCTGGACGAGGTGGGCGAGTTCCCGGCCGAGACGCAGGTGGCGCTGCTGCGCGTGCTGCAGGAGCGCGAGCTGGAGCGCCTGGGGAGCAGCCGCCCGGTCCGCGTGGACGTGCGGGTGCTGGCCGCCACCAACCGCGACCTGGAGGCCGCCGTGGCGAGCGGCGCCTTCCGCCGCGACCTCTACTACCGGCTGAACGTGTTCCCCATCCGCATTCCCCCGCTGCGCGAGCGGGTGGACGACATCCCCGTGCTGGCCGGCTACCTGGTGGAGCGCTTCGCCCGCCGGGCCGGCAAGCGCATCCGCCAGGTGGCGAAGACGACGATGGCGCTGTTCCAGGCGTACGACTGGCCGGGAAACGTCCGCGAGCTGCAGAACGTGATCGAGCGCGCCGTGGTGCTGTGCGAGGGCGATACCTTCTCGATCGACGAATCGTGGCTGATGCGGCCGCCGGACCGCCCTTCCACGCCGTCCGTGCGCCTGGCGGCCACGCTGGAGGACCGCGAGAAGGAGCTGATCGAGGCCGCGCTGGCGGAGTGCGGCGGCCGGGTCTCCGGGCCATCGGGCGCCGCGGCCAGGCTCGGCATCCCCCGCCAGACGCTCGACTCGAAGATCCGGACGCTGCGCATCGACAAGCTGCGCTTCAGGCCACGGTAG